The genomic window CTTTATCCAtcccctcccctctctcTGCCTGCCTGTGTCTCCACCAGGGATTGGATGCCGACTTGACCGCCTATGCCTGCCATGTCGTTGCTGTCGTTGACGCTGCGCTGCCTCTATCCCCTGTTTCTCCGTCCCACCGGCCCCGGCTTGCTTCAACGGCCACCGTCTTTTTGCCGGGGCCTACTACTTCATTCAGGTTGGAGATAGGTAGTCTCGGCATGGCATGggctgcttgcttgcttggaaGTTGACTCCCTCCATGTGAATGCGGAATTCGACATGCCTTCCCTGCTCGCCGAAACCTGGCCTTCATGTAGCTGTACGCAATGTGACCATGCGCACAACACTTTGTAGCGAGTCCTTCTACATATGAAGCACATCAAGACCAGGCCCCGATGCTCGGTTGCGCATCGGCAGCAGATCCGCGGCCATGTCGAGTTGTTATACCTGGTAATAGGGAGGTAGGTTGCGAATAGACCGCCAACTACCTACGGATACAATGCTATTCACCTCACTATTCACCACTGCACAATCATCGACGTCTTGCTCAAAATGAGGCCAGGCCAGTCATCAGATTACTGCCAATTAGATACACCATCTACTTCGTACACCGCCAGTCTCGGTCCCGCGAGGTAGCCAGACTTGTTCGAACTCTCCATAGATCCATTCCCAAGCAGAAAGAAATAAGCCAAAGCCGTCGACACCTCTAGGACCACCATTGTGCTCGTACTCATACATCAACGCCCCCGTCGGACCCCCTGGGTCTCATCGTCGGCGATGCAGGTTGCGCATGGTGCTGTCGGCCGTACAGCGAATccattaaaaaaaaagacattGTTCAAAACCCATCACTCCGCCCATTTCCCATCCTTGCCTTCTACTTGTCGCCAATTCCGTCGCCGAACCCAATCCGTAAGTCTATGTTTCATGAGAAAAGGGAATCTTCAAATGTCCCAAGCAGATCAATCCTTCTTTTTTGTTTTGCAAAAACGCCTGTTCCATgctccgtcgtcgtcgctgtcttGAAAGGGGTATTATTCGACGTAAGCGTGCGTGCCCTTTGTACAATCCATCCAATGCAATGGATCTATCCCGGGAAAAGAAATGTCGCCAAAGTTTTCGTCTCGAGTCTTCCTTCGccttttgcttgcttgcttgtttcGAAACGTTTAAACGCCGGGTGTGTAAATAAAATCGTATGCCGCTGTTCCATGTCgatcgatgatgatggatgattcTTCAAACtctgtcgtcgtcgccatcgtAGTCCGTGAAGAGACCCTCATCCATGAGCgggtcttcctcctctggcaTCACCGCCTCCTCCTGGGGTCCGCCCTCGGTGATTTGGGAGCTCAGGTACGCTCCCACAATGGTCACGAGTCCACTGAACCACCATGCAAGTCCCGAGTATCCAGTCTGGAGACCCAGCGAGTACAGGAGTCCCGACAGGGTTGGCCCTAGAGCGCGGCACAGACTAGCGGTCGAGGCCGCAATACCGTTAATAGTGCCGAGGACTTGCTTCGAAGGCGCCGAGTTCGCCAACAGGATAGCGTTGCTGGGGTAGGCCATGGTCGAAAAGGTACACTTCCAGATGACGAGCAGGTAGATGGCCGGCATCCTCATCGGCTCGGGCAGGAGAACCAAATACGGCGTGACCAGGTACAACGCAAAGTAAGAAAACGCCAGAAGTCGGAAGAGGCGCAGAGAGCCCAGTCGCCGGGTGACCGGGGGAACGATCAGGTAGTTGGAGAAGAGCGAGTAGAGACCCTGAACCGACATGATGAATCCAATCACCTTGGTTTCGAGTCCGAATCCATCAGTGAAGCGGAAAGGGAGGTCATGGACAGGGTGCTCGGGTCGGGCGGTACTGAGGAAGACAGGGAAGAGCTGATCGAAAGTCATAGTGTGGCTACGCGAGAACAGATTAgacacaacaccaacaataGGCAGCGAGAAACACTTACAAAGCAAGAATGCCGTACGAGATGATGTTCATGATGACGGGCTTGGTGAaggtcttgggcttctcctgCACAATAGGCTCGAGGGGTTGGGACTCCAGAGATCGAGTGTCGTCCATGGGAGCGAGTCGGGGCGAGCTTTCCTGGCTTTGATAGGCGGGCAaagcctcatcctcttcatcagagCTCGAAGAACCGTGACGGCTACCGTAGCTGACGTGACGCTCTCCGTCGAGCAGAGCCTGCTTCTCGGGGGCACGTCCTCGTCCGTTGCACTTGGTCACTCGGCCAAACAGCTTGGCAAGATAGTCGCCAATCTCGCGTCCACGGTCCCTCTGGGTCTTCTTCTCAGCATGAGTTTCGTCGAGGTAGAGGAGTCCAATAATGACGCCAACAAAGACGGTAGCGGCACTGAAGAGGTTAGGAAGGAGGTAAGGGTATCGGTCCCAGATGGTTCCGCGGGCAAAGATCTCGGGGTAGCTGATGCAAGGTCTGGCGAGAGCTCCTCCGATCATGGGGCCAATGATAGATCTAGATGCCTGAGTTAGTCTCGCAATCCCAAGAGGCTTCAGTTTTCTGCGCTTACCCAATGCACCAGACCATTGGCATGATAGTATAGGCGCGTGCTACGCGAAAGTCAGTATCAAGATTCCACAGCTGGTAAATATGAACTTACGTTGTTGTTCTTTGACAGTGACAAGTTCAGCGACTGTAGTTTGGAGAACACCAATGTTACTGGTCTCAAGTCAGCTAGCGCTCTCAATGGCTTCAAAAGACAACCCACCCGTTGAGAAGACCACCCAGAGCACGGGCGAAAAGA from Fusarium falciforme chromosome 2, complete sequence includes these protein-coding regions:
- a CDS encoding MFS domain-containing protein, which translates into the protein MGRSRHISAANRGQKQLPPFPTKQMFVLACCRICEPIAFMSIFPYIYYMIEDFNITDDSSKISVYAGMVTSAFTLAEFSTGVLWGRLSDKIGRKPVLLFGLLGTALSVLVFGFAPSLPVALFARALGGLLNGNIGVLQTTVAELVTVKEQQPRAYTIMPMVWCIGSIIGPMIGGALARPCISYPEIFARGTIWDRYPYLLPNLFSAATVFVGVIIGLLYLDETHAEKKTQRDRGREIGDYLAKLFGRVTKCNGRGRAPEKQALLDGERHVSYGSRHGSSSSDEEDEALPAYQSQESSPRLAPMDDTRSLESQPLEPIVQEKPKTFTKPVIMNIISYGILAFHTMTFDQLFPVFLSTARPEHPVHDLPFRFTDGFGLETKVIGFIMSVQGLYSLFSNYLIVPPVTRRLGSLRLFRLLAFSYFALYLVTPYLVLLPEPMRMPAIYLLVIWKCTFSTMAYPSNAILLANSAPSKQVLGTINGIAASTASLCRALGPTLSGLLYSLGLQTGYSGLAWWFSGLVTIVGAYLSSQITEGGPQEEAVMPEEEDPLMDEGLFTDYDGDDDRV